The proteins below are encoded in one region of Desulfotomaculum sp.:
- a CDS encoding XRE family transcriptional regulator: MSTFSDRLKKLRSSKKLSQLDLAKEIGVSQRAVSYYELGEEDIPTLEVLIKIADFFDVTLDYLVGRRDKQ; the protein is encoded by the coding sequence ATGTCGACGTTCAGCGACAGGCTTAAGAAACTTCGAAGCTCCAAAAAATTAAGCCAACTTGATTTAGCCAAGGAAATTGGGGTTTCACAGCGGGCGGTTTCTTATTATGAACTTGGCGAAGAAGATATTCCCACCCTTGAGGTTTTAATAAAAATTGCAGATTTCTTTGATGTGACACTTGATTACCTTGTAGGCCGCCGGGATAAGCAATAG
- a CDS encoding 3-hydroxyacyl-ACP dehydratase: MGNDYRPMWESLGLDLEAHDQLLNVLPPAYGDVYLKQENRPDKMEYFDFVITEIHGLRIQELQEHKAKGGKVVGAYCVFVPEEIVRAAGGILVGLCSGVEMGSAQAEKVLPKNICSLIKSFMGFKLARVCPYFESCDLIVGETTCDGKKKAFEILNDYVPVHVLEIPQMRREKDRQFWFGEIQDFLKTVEEYTGNKITPESLRRSIKEVNAKRSVLLRLNEMRKNDLLPISGKDSLLIEQIAMYDDVDRFTSQVSGLCEELETRVREGKGVNKPDAPRIILTGTPMAVPNWKVSHLIESSGAIIVAEEMCTGLRYFENLVSEEGESVDQMLKSIADRYIETNCACFTPNEGRTEELVRLAKEYKADGVINCSLIFCDPYMIEANRVEKTLKDHGIPLLRIETDYGQEDSGQLKTRIEAFLEMIKR, encoded by the coding sequence ATGGGTAATGATTACCGTCCGATGTGGGAATCACTCGGTCTTGACTTGGAAGCCCACGACCAGCTTTTAAATGTGCTTCCGCCCGCTTATGGGGATGTCTATCTTAAACAGGAAAACAGGCCGGATAAAATGGAATACTTTGACTTTGTTATTACTGAAATTCACGGTTTGCGCATCCAGGAACTGCAGGAGCACAAGGCGAAAGGCGGCAAAGTGGTAGGAGCCTACTGTGTTTTTGTTCCCGAGGAAATTGTCCGCGCCGCCGGCGGTATCCTTGTTGGATTATGCTCTGGTGTTGAAATGGGCTCTGCCCAGGCCGAAAAAGTGCTGCCTAAAAACATCTGTTCTTTGATAAAATCTTTTATGGGATTTAAACTGGCCAGGGTTTGCCCCTATTTTGAGTCCTGCGATTTGATAGTCGGCGAGACTACCTGCGACGGCAAGAAGAAGGCGTTTGAAATTTTAAACGACTATGTTCCCGTCCACGTTCTGGAAATTCCCCAGATGAGGCGTGAAAAGGACAGGCAGTTCTGGTTTGGGGAAATACAAGATTTCCTGAAAACGGTTGAAGAGTACACGGGCAATAAGATAACACCGGAAAGCCTGCGCCGTTCCATTAAAGAGGTAAACGCGAAGCGCAGCGTTCTTCTGCGCCTTAATGAAATGCGTAAAAATGACCTTTTGCCCATTAGCGGCAAAGACAGCCTGTTAATTGAACAAATCGCTATGTATGACGATGTTGATCGGTTTACCTCACAGGTGAGCGGACTTTGTGAGGAATTGGAAACACGGGTCAGGGAAGGCAAGGGAGTAAACAAACCGGATGCGCCGCGAATTATTCTAACCGGTACACCGATGGCTGTCCCCAACTGGAAGGTGTCTCACCTTATTGAAAGCAGCGGCGCCATTATTGTTGCCGAGGAAATGTGCACCGGGCTTCGCTATTTTGAGAACCTGGTTTCCGAAGAGGGCGAAAGTGTGGACCAGATGCTTAAATCCATAGCTGATCGGTACATTGAGACTAACTGCGCCTGCTTCACGCCCAATGAAGGCAGGACGGAAGAACTTGTCAGGCTGGCCAAGGAATATAAGGCCGACGGTGTAATCAACTGTTCGCTCATCTTCTGTGATCCCTACATGATCGAAGCGAACCGGGTTGAGAAAACATTAAAAGATCATGGAATACCCCTGCTAAGAATCGAGACCGATTATGGACAAGAGGATTCCGGGCAGCTCAAGACCAGAATTGAGGCATTTCTTGAAATGATTAAAAGATAG
- a CDS encoding ATPase: protein MTGQNNMVFMGSLVTRGRAKAVVVATGRSTEMGKIASLLENVEAETTPLQKQLNKLSRDLSLACIGVCGMVTLGGIAGGRPLYDMLRIGPALAVGAIPEGLPAIVTIAMAFGVQRMVKRNAIVKRLPAVETLAYATVICSDKTGTLTTNEMTVTSVYTGRSFYEVDGTGFLPQGFFWQEGKKVNPGENGALGRTLVGCVLCNNAGLYQNSAVNSWEIQGDPTEGAMLVAAAKAGIYQNGLRCRRIQEVPFDPLKRLMAVVVEKEDQDRLVFVKGAPDEVLLLCGSACSGESEMFLDLKQRNEIAIANEKMTRDALRVVAVAFKYLVKKDTPYDEDELFHGLTFAGLLGMIDPPRPEVQAAVAKCQQAGIKVNMITGDHHNTAVAVAKKLAILNDGKVISGKEIEEMNQNQLEEQIDRIDVIYRASPLQKLKVVRAFKKKGYVVVMTGDGVNDAPAVKEADIGIAMGKAGTDVTREASCITLTDDSFTTIVAAVEEGRAIKSNIRKFIRYVLAGNLGEIAAVSSAALLNLPIPLEPGHILWINLVTEGIPALALGMEPPNPKGMNFPPSQPDESIFGEGLGRKIITRGLGIGTTTLGLFTGAYLLNPGNLPKAKTIAFANLVASQMFHVFDCRSRNKTDQDVISGQNRYLPPAVAISSGLLLGAVYIPGLRAALRTQPLGILDWGAILLSSGFLGRL, encoded by the coding sequence ATGACCGGGCAGAATAATATGGTCTTCATGGGGTCTTTAGTAACCAGAGGCCGGGCCAAGGCTGTAGTGGTGGCCACCGGACGTTCGACAGAAATGGGCAAGATAGCCTCATTGCTGGAAAACGTGGAGGCGGAAACTACCCCTCTTCAGAAACAGCTTAACAAACTGAGCCGCGATCTGTCGCTGGCCTGTATCGGTGTATGCGGTATGGTAACCCTGGGAGGAATAGCGGGAGGGAGACCGCTTTACGATATGCTGAGAATCGGACCAGCCCTGGCGGTGGGGGCGATTCCGGAGGGACTGCCGGCAATAGTGACGATCGCCATGGCCTTTGGAGTCCAGCGGATGGTTAAGCGCAACGCCATCGTAAAAAGACTGCCCGCTGTCGAAACTCTTGCCTATGCCACGGTTATCTGTTCAGACAAAACAGGTACCCTGACTACTAACGAAATGACAGTGACCTCTGTCTACACCGGCCGTTCTTTTTATGAAGTAGACGGTACAGGGTTTTTGCCTCAAGGTTTTTTCTGGCAGGAGGGGAAGAAAGTAAACCCGGGTGAAAACGGGGCGTTAGGAAGAACCCTTGTGGGTTGTGTATTGTGTAATAATGCCGGCCTGTACCAGAATAGCGCCGTTAATTCATGGGAGATCCAGGGAGATCCGACGGAGGGGGCGATGCTGGTTGCAGCGGCCAAGGCGGGTATTTATCAAAACGGGCTGCGCTGCCGCCGGATTCAGGAGGTCCCTTTTGATCCGCTGAAACGACTGATGGCCGTAGTAGTGGAGAAAGAAGATCAGGATAGGCTGGTTTTTGTAAAAGGAGCGCCCGATGAGGTGCTGCTGCTGTGCGGCAGCGCCTGTTCCGGAGAGTCGGAAATGTTTCTTGACCTTAAGCAGAGAAATGAAATAGCGATAGCCAATGAGAAAATGACCCGGGATGCTCTGCGTGTGGTGGCGGTCGCTTTCAAATATTTAGTGAAAAAAGATACGCCTTATGATGAAGATGAGTTGTTCCACGGGCTTACTTTTGCAGGGCTGCTGGGGATGATTGATCCCCCGCGGCCTGAAGTGCAGGCCGCGGTAGCTAAATGTCAACAGGCTGGAATCAAAGTAAACATGATTACTGGCGACCACCACAACACTGCTGTAGCCGTTGCAAAAAAGCTGGCCATCTTGAATGACGGAAAGGTAATCAGCGGCAAAGAAATCGAGGAAATGAACCAAAATCAACTGGAGGAGCAGATTGATCGGATTGACGTAATCTATCGCGCCTCCCCGCTGCAGAAGCTCAAAGTCGTGAGGGCGTTTAAGAAAAAAGGTTATGTGGTGGTCATGACCGGCGACGGGGTAAATGACGCCCCGGCGGTTAAAGAGGCGGATATTGGAATAGCGATGGGGAAGGCGGGTACTGACGTTACCCGTGAGGCATCCTGCATTACCCTGACGGATGATTCTTTTACCACAATCGTCGCGGCTGTTGAAGAGGGCAGGGCTATCAAATCCAATATCCGGAAATTTATACGCTACGTGCTGGCCGGCAACCTGGGTGAGATTGCGGCTGTTTCTTCCGCCGCCCTGTTGAATCTGCCGATACCTTTGGAACCGGGACATATCCTGTGGATTAATCTGGTCACCGAGGGAATACCTGCTCTGGCGCTGGGAATGGAACCGCCGAATCCCAAAGGGATGAATTTTCCTCCCAGCCAGCCGGACGAGAGCATATTCGGCGAAGGACTGGGCCGGAAGATTATTACCCGGGGTCTGGGGATCGGGACAACCACCCTGGGGTTATTTACCGGCGCTTACCTGCTCAATCCCGGCAATCTGCCAAAAGCAAAAACCATAGCTTTCGCCAACCTGGTGGCCAGCCAGATGTTCCATGTTTTTGACTGTCGTTCGAGGAATAAAACAGATCAAGATGTAATATCAGGCCAAAATAGATACCTGCCGCCTGCAGTGGCCATATCCAGCGGTCTATTGCTGGGAGCGGTTTACATTCCGGGATTGAGAGCGGCGCTCAGGACGCAGCCGCTGGGTATCCTTGATTGGGGCGCTATTCTTTTATCATCGGGATTCCTCGGCCGGCTTTAA